In a single window of the Elusimicrobiota bacterium genome:
- the pflB gene encoding formate C-acetyltransferase, whose amino-acid sequence MTRNPKHTDKKVQHPWRGFNPGTWQTTIDVRGFIQKNYNPYDGRTDFLSPPTERTLKLCAITEKILKQEHARGGVLDIDTGTVSSLLTYKPGYIDKTLELIVGLQTDKPLKRGVNPFGGIRMARTACESYGYKLDDKIEEYFHYRTTHNDGVFRAYSDDMKKARKSGIITGLPDAYGRGRIIGDYRRVALYGTTFLITQKKYDKNKLAEHTMDDENIRLSEELYRQIDFLEKLNKMAALYGHNISRPAVNALEATQWLYYAYLGAIKEQNGAAMSLGRISTFLDIYFTRDIQEGRLDEKGAQEITDDFILKLRLARQLRTPEYNTLFAGDPLWITESLGGLGIDGRSMVTKTTYRFLHTLKNLGPAPEPNLTILWSTRLPQEFKNYCAKITIETNSIQYENDDLMRPLYGDDYGIACCVSAMTIGKEMQFFGARCNLPKLLLMAINGGRDEVTGDQIGPEMDPMPAGKIMDYNETLKRYIFYRNWLCNLYVNTMNVIHYMHDKYAYEKLQMALHDTYIKRYMAFGISGLSVVTDSLSALKYAKVIPVKDHRGIITGYKTIGTYPKYGNDDDRVDSIARELVTDFQRTLEKTPAYRNAHHTLSILTITSNIVYGKMTGATPDGRKKGAPFAPGANPMHNRDTAGALASLNSVTKLPYCSCRDGISNTFTLIPDVLGKDSNIAATNLSSILDGYFSSEGHHLNVNIMKEHDLTDAMIHPDKYPNLTIRVSGYAVNFHKLNKPQQREVIARTFHKKIGK is encoded by the coding sequence ATGACACGCAACCCCAAGCATACCGACAAAAAGGTGCAACACCCCTGGCGCGGTTTTAACCCGGGTACCTGGCAAACAACAATCGATGTCCGCGGGTTTATTCAAAAAAATTATAATCCATATGACGGTAGAACTGACTTCTTATCCCCGCCGACAGAACGCACCCTCAAACTTTGTGCAATAACAGAAAAGATATTAAAACAAGAACACGCGCGTGGCGGCGTACTTGACATTGACACCGGTACAGTATCTTCATTACTTACGTACAAACCCGGTTACATAGACAAAACCCTTGAACTCATCGTGGGGTTACAAACCGACAAACCGTTGAAACGCGGAGTCAACCCGTTTGGCGGAATAAGAATGGCCCGCACCGCATGTGAATCCTATGGCTACAAACTAGACGACAAAATAGAAGAATACTTCCATTACCGCACCACTCATAACGATGGCGTCTTCCGTGCGTACTCGGATGACATGAAAAAAGCGCGGAAATCCGGCATTATCACAGGCCTACCGGACGCCTATGGCAGAGGACGAATCATAGGTGACTACCGCCGTGTGGCATTATATGGCACAACATTTTTGATTACCCAAAAAAAGTATGATAAAAACAAACTCGCAGAACACACGATGGATGACGAAAATATACGTTTATCCGAAGAACTTTATAGACAAATAGACTTCCTTGAAAAACTCAATAAAATGGCAGCGTTGTACGGCCATAACATCTCACGTCCTGCGGTAAACGCACTGGAAGCCACACAATGGCTCTACTACGCCTATCTTGGCGCTATTAAGGAACAAAACGGCGCTGCGATGTCACTCGGACGGATAAGCACATTTTTAGATATATACTTTACACGCGACATACAAGAAGGACGGCTGGATGAAAAAGGAGCACAGGAAATCACTGACGACTTCATCCTAAAATTACGCTTAGCACGCCAACTGCGTACCCCTGAGTACAACACACTTTTTGCCGGAGATCCGTTATGGATAACCGAATCCCTTGGCGGCCTAGGTATTGACGGACGGAGTATGGTTACGAAAACCACCTACCGTTTTTTGCATACACTAAAAAACCTGGGCCCCGCACCGGAACCCAACCTAACGATTCTATGGTCCACGCGTTTACCTCAGGAATTCAAAAACTATTGCGCAAAGATAACAATAGAAACTAATTCCATACAATACGAAAATGACGACCTCATGCGCCCTTTATATGGCGATGACTACGGGATTGCATGCTGTGTCTCTGCGATGACAATTGGTAAAGAAATGCAATTTTTTGGCGCAAGGTGCAACCTGCCAAAATTGTTATTAATGGCAATCAACGGTGGCCGTGACGAAGTTACAGGTGACCAAATCGGCCCTGAGATGGACCCAATGCCTGCGGGTAAGATTATGGACTACAATGAAACCCTCAAACGCTACATTTTCTACCGTAACTGGCTATGCAATTTATACGTCAATACCATGAACGTCATACACTATATGCATGACAAGTACGCATACGAAAAGTTACAGATGGCATTACATGACACCTACATCAAACGTTATATGGCCTTTGGGATTTCAGGATTATCAGTAGTAACGGACTCACTAAGCGCACTCAAATACGCAAAGGTTATCCCGGTCAAAGACCACCGGGGTATTATTACTGGCTACAAAACCATAGGTACATACCCGAAGTACGGCAATGACGATGACCGTGTAGACTCCATAGCCCGTGAACTTGTAACCGACTTCCAGCGTACGTTAGAAAAAACCCCGGCATACCGTAACGCGCATCACACATTATCAATACTTACTATAACCTCAAACATAGTATACGGCAAAATGACCGGTGCAACGCCTGATGGCCGTAAAAAAGGCGCACCGTTTGCACCCGGAGCAAACCCTATGCATAACAGAGACACTGCTGGCGCACTTGCATCGTTGAACTCTGTAACAAAATTACCCTACTGTTCCTGCCGGGATGGTATCTCGAATACATTTACGTTAATCCCGGACGTCCTCGGGAAAGATAGTAATATAGCAGCAACAAATTTATCCTCAATCCTTGACGGCTACTTTTCATCGGAAGGGCATCATCTTAATGTTAACATAATGAAAGAACACGACCTTACAGACGCAATGATACATCCCGATAAATATCCTAACCTAACAATCAGAGTCTCGGGTTATGCCGTCAATTTTCATAAGTTAAACAAACCACAGCAACGCGAAGTCATTGCACGAACGTTCCACAAAAAGATTGGGAAGTAA
- the galK gene encoding galactokinase, with protein MNINIERESIEKIVGAVTDAGFTAMQERVNKCLARFNEVFPGVADVQLYRAPGRVNIIGEHTDYNGLPVLPIAIDRDIIAVVSKRKDHKIVFGDTKKDFPLTEFEITRKIQPFEKGFWGNYIKAAVQTVVDYVDHAELKGVNAVLDSTVPIAAGLSSSAALTVLTSKVVTELNDIKISGLTLAQKIAEGERYVGTDTGGMDQAISLLGKLGYALKIDFSPLEIHAVQLPKEYVFVVANSNVHAEKSGAAQMEYNRRVSECRLGTVILEKYLQKNGYPNAKLKWYGTLREAKYKTVVENFSDILEKVFHPEPYSLEEVAKTVGCDTQNVVTRCLTLKTGKVFDTPVDGFKIKQRAVHVITEWQRVERCVAAMERGDIDTVGALMDISHKSLARDYEVSCPELDRLVEAMMSSGAVGARLTGAGFGGCAIALVKREEKEVVVSKIVEKFYGGNAKPGNIFTVIPTAGAGRVV; from the coding sequence ATGAATATAAACATTGAACGTGAAAGTATTGAAAAAATAGTTGGTGCCGTAACAGACGCCGGGTTTACAGCTATGCAGGAACGGGTGAATAAATGCCTTGCGCGGTTTAATGAAGTATTTCCCGGGGTGGCAGATGTACAGTTGTACCGCGCACCGGGGCGCGTTAACATTATTGGTGAGCATACTGACTATAACGGCTTGCCCGTACTTCCGATTGCGATTGACCGTGATATCATTGCTGTAGTTTCCAAACGTAAAGATCATAAAATAGTTTTTGGTGATACAAAAAAAGATTTTCCTCTTACTGAGTTTGAGATCACACGTAAGATTCAACCTTTTGAAAAAGGGTTTTGGGGTAATTATATAAAAGCTGCAGTACAAACTGTGGTGGATTATGTTGACCATGCTGAACTTAAGGGTGTCAACGCAGTGCTTGATAGTACAGTACCTATTGCCGCGGGGTTGAGTTCATCAGCAGCGTTGACTGTGTTAACCTCAAAGGTTGTAACTGAACTTAATGATATTAAAATCAGCGGGTTGACTTTAGCGCAGAAAATTGCGGAAGGTGAACGCTATGTCGGGACGGATACCGGCGGGATGGACCAGGCAATATCGTTACTCGGGAAATTAGGGTATGCATTAAAAATTGATTTCAGCCCGTTGGAGATACACGCAGTGCAGTTGCCGAAGGAGTATGTGTTTGTGGTAGCTAATAGTAATGTTCATGCGGAGAAGTCCGGTGCTGCACAGATGGAGTATAACCGCCGTGTGTCGGAATGCCGGCTGGGGACGGTTATCCTTGAGAAGTACCTACAAAAAAACGGGTATCCTAACGCAAAACTTAAATGGTATGGGACTTTGCGTGAAGCGAAGTATAAGACTGTGGTTGAGAATTTTTCTGATATTTTGGAGAAAGTGTTTCACCCGGAACCTTACAGCCTAGAAGAGGTTGCAAAAACTGTGGGGTGTGATACACAAAACGTTGTAACACGGTGTCTAACATTGAAAACCGGGAAAGTGTTTGACACGCCGGTTGATGGGTTCAAAATTAAGCAGCGTGCGGTGCATGTTATTACCGAATGGCAGCGGGTGGAACGTTGTGTTGCCGCAATGGAACGCGGGGATATTGATACTGTCGGTGCGTTGATGGATATCTCGCATAAAAGTCTTGCACGGGATTATGAGGTTAGTTGTCCTGAGCTTGATCGTTTAGTCGAAGCCATGATGTCTTCCGGTGCGGTGGGGGCGCGTCTTACTGGTGCGGGGTTCGGCGGGTGCGCAATCGCTCTTGTAAAACGTGAAGAAAAAGAAGTTGTTGTCTCAAAAATAGTTGAGAAGTTTTATGGTGGTAACGCTAAACCCGGGAATATTTTTACAGTGATTCCTACCGCCGGGGCGGGCCGCGTAGTATAG
- the pflA gene encoding pyruvate formate-lyase-activating protein, giving the protein MRIKGRVHSVETMGTADGPGLRIILFLQGCPLRCRYCHNPDTWNPRGGTAMTVSQSMKTIIKYKPYFSTTGGLTLSGGEPLTQAKYASQLFYQCKQHGIHTTLDTSGCMLNPDVKRCLKYTDLVLLDVKHFEDKKYKWLTGSSLNHTLKILDYLLENNIPVWIRHVIVPEFNDTIKDIRGYAALLKPYKRIIEKTELLPYHTMGVDKWKKLGIKYAFKNIKDLKPQKVNKLQQLLG; this is encoded by the coding sequence GTGAGAATAAAAGGCCGGGTGCATTCAGTTGAAACCATGGGCACAGCCGACGGGCCAGGTTTGCGTATAATACTTTTTCTGCAAGGATGCCCATTAAGATGCAGGTACTGCCACAATCCGGACACATGGAATCCCCGGGGAGGCACCGCGATGACAGTATCTCAAAGTATGAAAACAATAATAAAATACAAACCATACTTCAGCACCACTGGCGGATTAACCCTTTCCGGAGGAGAACCCTTAACGCAAGCGAAATATGCCTCACAGCTTTTTTATCAGTGTAAACAACACGGAATACACACAACACTGGACACCAGCGGGTGTATGTTAAATCCTGACGTCAAACGATGTTTAAAATATACCGACCTGGTTTTGTTAGATGTAAAACATTTTGAAGACAAGAAATATAAATGGCTAACCGGATCAAGTTTAAATCATACACTAAAAATCCTGGATTACCTTTTAGAAAATAACATCCCGGTATGGATCCGTCATGTAATAGTCCCGGAGTTTAATGATACAATAAAAGACATCCGCGGATATGCAGCATTACTGAAACCCTATAAAAGAATTATCGAGAAAACAGAACTATTACCTTATCATACAATGGGAGTAGATAAATGGAAAAAACTCGGGATAAAGTATGCGTTTAAAAATATAAAAGACTTAAAGCCACAAAAGGTTAATAAACTTCAACAACTACTGGGATAG
- a CDS encoding NAD-dependent epimerase/dehydratase family protein yields MKIVVTGGAGFIGSHVVEHYCRDARNKVVVLDNLRSGYRKNLISLTHEFIEASVTDLTAVERCIDGAEYVFHLAALVSVPESMKEPKLTEDINVGGTLNILSAAVKYHVKKVVFISSAAVYGTNPVVPKTEDMLPEPRSPYAVTKLAGEYYCNIYAQEYGLPVVAARFFNVFGPRQDPRSQYAAAIPIFTSKAVKNELITIYGDGEQTRDFVYVKDVVNALTCVVANGNGVYNIGLGKGTSVNSLVKKIVELTNSQSKIIYAEPRVGDVKFSVADITRLKNAGFKSNVAFEDGLSDTVKYFGLCV; encoded by the coding sequence ATGAAGATTGTAGTTACCGGTGGGGCGGGGTTTATCGGCTCTCATGTAGTTGAGCATTATTGCCGTGATGCTCGGAATAAGGTTGTTGTTTTGGATAATCTACGGTCGGGCTACCGGAAGAATCTTATTAGCCTAACTCATGAATTTATTGAAGCAAGTGTTACTGACCTTACTGCGGTAGAACGGTGTATCGACGGGGCAGAGTATGTGTTCCACCTCGCTGCATTGGTGAGTGTGCCGGAATCGATGAAGGAGCCGAAACTTACTGAAGATATTAATGTCGGGGGTACGTTGAATATCCTATCCGCAGCGGTTAAGTATCATGTAAAAAAGGTTGTATTCATTTCTTCCGCTGCGGTGTATGGTACAAATCCGGTTGTCCCTAAGACTGAGGATATGTTGCCGGAGCCGCGGAGCCCGTATGCTGTTACCAAACTCGCGGGGGAGTATTATTGCAATATTTATGCTCAGGAATATGGGTTGCCGGTGGTAGCTGCGAGGTTCTTTAATGTATTCGGGCCAAGGCAGGATCCAAGGTCGCAGTATGCCGCTGCAATTCCTATCTTCACATCAAAAGCGGTGAAAAACGAACTCATCACAATTTATGGGGATGGTGAACAAACACGGGATTTTGTGTATGTAAAGGATGTAGTTAACGCGTTAACTTGTGTTGTTGCAAACGGTAATGGAGTTTATAATATCGGGCTGGGGAAAGGGACGAGTGTTAATTCATTGGTAAAGAAAATTGTTGAACTAACAAATTCGCAGTCAAAGATTATATATGCCGAGCCGCGGGTTGGGGATGTAAAATTTTCAGTTGCTGATATTACCCGTTTAAAAAACGCGGGGTTTAAGAGTAATGTGGCGTTTGAAGATGGGTTGAGTGATACGGTAAAATATTTTGGGTTATGCGTATAA